The sequence GCACAACCTGGGGGCCATCATCCGCTCGGCGCATGCGCTGGGGGCCCACGGGGTGGTCATGGGCAAGGACCGGGCGGTGCCGGTGACAGGCGTGGTGGCCAAGGCCTCGGCGGGAGCGGTGGAGCACTGCCCCATCGCTCGGGTGGTGAACATTTCCCGCGCCCTGGAGGAACTGAAGGAGGCGGGGGTGTGGGTGGCGGCGGCGGACCCCGAGGCGAAGGAGCCCCTCTGGAAGGCCCGCCTGGACGGCCCGCTGGCGCTCGTGGTGGGCGCCGAGGGAGCAGGGGTGCGAGAAGGGGTGCTCAAGCACTGCGACTTCCGCCTGCGGATTCCCATGGCAGGTCAGGTGGGTTCACTCAACGCGTCCGTCTCGGCTGCCGTTCTGCTATACGAGGTTGCTCGCCAGCGGGGTGTGGGGGGGACGGACGCGCCAGGCCCCAAGGATCAATCTCCTTGACTTCAGGCGGTCAGGGTCTCTAAAAGGGCCCGCCTTTCGACGCCGGAAGCCGGGTGGTTGACGGCCCCGTGGGAGTGGATGGGGCAGGGCGAGGTAGCAGCCGGAGTAATGCCGGTGTAGCTCAGTCGGTAGAGCAACTGATTTGTAATCAGTAGGTCGCGGGTTCAAGTCCCGCCGCCGGCCATAGATGGGGGCCGCGGGATGAGGGCCCGGAAGAAAAAGTAGCGGTCCGTGGTAGAAGCAGGCAGTCGAAAAAAAGCTTACGGAGGGATACCCAAGCGGCCAAAGGGAGCAGACTGTAAATCTGCCGGCTCTACGCCTTCGATGGTTCGAATCCATCTCCCTCCATCGGTCAACGCGGGAATAGCTCAGTTGGTAGAGCGTCAGCCTTCCAAGCTGAATGTCGTGGGTTCGAGTCCCATTTCCCGCTCCAACCCGTTGTAGTGCAGATCCAAGCCCTGATAGCTCAGTTGGCAGAGCGCATCCTTGGTAAGGATGAGGTCACCAGTTCAATCCTGGTTCAGGGCTCCATTTCTTCTTAGAGGAGCGTCATGGCCAAGGAGAAGTTCGACAGGTCCAAGCCCCACGTGAACATCGGGACCATCGGTCACGTGGACCACGGGAAGACGTCGCTGACCGCCGCCATCACCAAGGTGCT is a genomic window of Hyalangium gracile containing:
- a CDS encoding GTP-binding protein — its product is MAKEKFDRSKPHVNIGTIGHVDHGKTSLTAAITKVL